CGAATCCCGAGGCTTCGGGATTCGCTCCACTCTCGATTTGGGGGAGGGTGCAATCGCAAGCTATAAACATTCGGCGCCTACGGCGCGAAGTCCATGTCAAAGATTCTCCAGCTGAGACAAGCGGCACGCGCAATCTTTGACGAATCTTTGCGTGCAGTTGACCCAGGCGCTGCCGTACGCCGCGCTGTTCAATTCAAGGGGACCACAGTTTCGATCGGGGACCTTGACCTTAGTAACCGATGCATTTACGCAATCGCCCTCGGTAAAGCTTCGCTAGCGATGGCCGGTGCCCTCGATACCATTCTGGGGAAATCCCTCACGGGTGGCCTGCTGATTGATCCTCGGCGCTTCACCCTCGATCAGGAAATTTCACTGCCGAAACCATGGTTCTGCTGCACTGGCGGACATCCCTTACCAACCGACGGCAGCCTGTTCGCTGCGGAACAAGCGCTAAAACTGCTGGATCGCGCCAACACGGAGCGCGCGCTGGTGATCTTTCTAGTCTCTGGCGGCGGCTCAGCAATGATTGAGTGGCCAATCAGTAGTGAGATCAATCTCGGCAACATCCGCATGGCAAACAGGACCCTGGTTGGCTGCGGCGCTTCGATCACTGAGATTAACGCAGTGCGGCGAACATTTTCCTTCATAAAAGGAGGACGCCTGGCGGGCAAGGCGCCGAACTGCGACCAGATTACTTTGATAGTCTCAGATGTGCGCGCAGGCGAAGAGTGGAACGTCGCTTCCGGTCCCACACTTCGGCCGCCTAAGAACGCTCCGAAAGGGCAGGAGATTATCGAGCGCTACCAACTAAGGCCTTTGCTGCCTGAGCCGATTCTTCGCGCTATTGATTCCGATGACGGAACGTTGCCTTTAGACAATTCAACGAATGTACGAAAGCACTTTGTGCTTCTCGACAACGACACCGCGCTGGAAGCGGCAGCCACTGCGGCGCGCAAGCGCGGGCTGACTGTCGAAATCGCGCGCGACATTTCCGACGAACCGATAGAGGCTGGCGTTCAGAAGCTTCTGAAGCACCTCAGCGAACTAAAATCGAGTCACGCCGGAGATGTTTGCCTGGTTTCCGGTGGCGAGTTCTCCTGTCCCGTCCGCGGTGATGGTCTTGGTGGCCGAAATCTTGAGACAGCCCTACGTTTGGCT
This genomic stretch from Pyrinomonadaceae bacterium harbors:
- a CDS encoding DUF4147 domain-containing protein gives rise to the protein MSKILQLRQAARAIFDESLRAVDPGAAVRRAVQFKGTTVSIGDLDLSNRCIYAIALGKASLAMAGALDTILGKSLTGGLLIDPRRFTLDQEISLPKPWFCCTGGHPLPTDGSLFAAEQALKLLDRANTERALVIFLVSGGGSAMIEWPISSEINLGNIRMANRTLVGCGASITEINAVRRTFSFIKGGRLAGKAPNCDQITLIVSDVRAGEEWNVASGPTLRPPKNAPKGQEIIERYQLRPLLPEPILRAIDSDDGTLPLDNSTNVRKHFVLLDNDTALEAAATAARKRGLTVEIARDISDEPIEAGVQKLLKHLSELKSSHAGDVCLVSGGEFSCPVRGDGLGGRNLETALRLAILAEEHRDQIGEFVALCAGTDGIDGNSRAAGAIVDSTTIERARRIGLDPTDFVERSDAYSFFVALGDVITTGPTGTNVRDLRILLAGRM